The genomic window CCAGACCGCCGAGGGCATCAAGTCCGCCCCGGCCGTGCTGGAGCTCGCGCGGCGCCACGGCGTGGACATGCCCATCACGGAGGCCGTGGTGGGGGTGCTGCGGGGTGAGGCCCCCGTGCACGAACTCGCCCCCCGACTGCTGGGTCGAGACCTGAAATCCGAAGGGAACCACGCATGAGCACCACCCACGAGACCCCGGAGGCCACGGCTGAGGGCGACAAGCCCTGCATCGCGGTGGTCTTCGGCGGCCGCTCGTCCGAGCACTCCATCTCGCTCATCACAGCCCGGTCCGTGCTGCGCGCGATCGACCGGGACCGCTGGGACGTGGTGAGCGTGGGGATCTCCACGGACGGTGCGTGGTTCCTGTGCTCCCAGGAGGAGCTCGAGGCGCTGCTGGACGATCAGCCCATGGCGCAGCTGCCCGTGGGCGTCCACCGCGTGAGTCTGCCGCTGCAGACCGGGGACAGCCGGCTGCTGATCCACGACACCTCCGAGCACGGGGCCCCGCTGTCCCGCGGGCGCCACATCGACGCCGTGTTCCCCCTGCTGCACGGGCCGTTCGGCGAGGACGGCACCCTGCAGGGCATGCTCGAGCTCGCGGACCTGCCCTACGTGGGCTGCGGTGTGGCCGCGTCCGCGATCGGGATGGACAAGCACTTCATGAAGCTCGCATTCCAGGCCGCTGGGCTGGAGGTGGGCCCGTACACCGTGGTGCACGACCGCACGTGGCGCACCGACCCGCTGGGTGTGCGCGAGGCCGTCGCTGAGCTGGGCTTCCCGGTGTTCGTCAAGCCCGCGCGTGCGGGCTCCTCCTTCGGCATCACCCGCGTGGACGAGCCCTCCCAGCTCGACGCCGCGATCGCCACCGCGCGCGAGCACGACCTCAAGCTCGTGGTCGAGGCCGGCATCGACGGGCGGGAGATCGAGTGCGCCGTGCTGGGCGGGCACGGCACGGACGAGGCACGGGCGTCCCTGCCCGGGGAGATCGAGGTGCACGGCCACGCCCTGTACGACTTCGAGGCCAAGTACGTGGAGTCCGACGGCGCCACGCTCTCGTGCCCGGCGCGGCTGCCGGAGCACGTGATCGACACGCTGCGCCGGGACGCCGTGCGCGCATTCCACGCCGTGGACGGCGAGGGGCTCTCCCGCTGCGACTTCTTCGTCACTGCGGACGAGCGGGTGCTCATCAACGAGATCAACACCATGCCCGGGTTCACCCCGATCTCCATGTACCCCCGCATGTGGGCGGCGTCCGGGATCGACTACAGCGCGCTGATCGACGAGCTCATCACCCTCGCGCTCGAACGGCCCGTGGGCCTGCGCTGAGCCGCGCCCCCGGTCGGGGGACCTGGGCCGGCGCATGTCGGTCCGCGCGGGCGCCGTGCGCCGCGAGCGCAACGGCGTACCAGGCTAGGGCTCAGGAGCGGCCCTGCTGGTCCAGGGTGTCCTTGACGGACTCGCACTGGCGGGTCTGGGCGATGTTCTGCACGGCCGATCCGGTGTCCACCAGCGCGGTGGAGGACGGCACACGGTCCCCGTCGAAGAGCACCTCCACGGCGGGGGAGCGGCCGTAGGTCACGGCACGCCACTGGTTCTTCTGGTCCGGGACCTCGGAGATCAGCCAGTCCACCCCGTTGACGTCGGTGCACGGCTGCGTGGTGGGCCCCGGTTCGGCCACGCCGCAGCGCACGATCATGGCCGAGGGGTCCCCGTACGCGGTGGTGCCCTGGCTCGAGGTCTCCCGCTGCGCCATCCCACTGACGTCCGCGGGCATGGCCAGCATCACGGGCGCACAGTCCGGGTTGGCCCCGTCCGGCGCGCCGTCCACGGCCACGGCGGACCCGCACCCCGTGAGCACGAGCGCGCTCGTGAGGGCCGCCCCGCCCGCGGCCAGGCGGCGTCGTGCCCGGGAGGACGACGCCGCCCGCCCGGCCATGCGCGACACGCCCCCTCGTCGCCCAGCCGTCGACGGGTGCGGCGCCTCCTCGGAGACGGTGGGCGCGGCGGACGGGACGGTGTGCGGGGGCGGGATGAGCATGGCCCCAGGATAGTTGACCGCGCCTGTCGCCACGGTGGGATCGGGGTGCGTGTGCGCGTCGGAACGGGTGGTTATGGTGCAGCCATGACGCACGAGCACGCGGGAGATCCGGGCCCCACGGTGTCCCAGGTGGGTGAGGGCAGATTGCTGGAGGCGTTCCTCCCGGTGGCGACCACCGAGGGTCCGCACGTGGCGGTCGGGCCGGGGGACGACTGCGCGGTGGTCGACACACCCGGGGGGCGCGTGGTGGTGACCACCGACACGCTCACCGTGGACCAGGACTTCCGGGCGGTGTGGCCGGACGGTGTGCGCACCACCGGTGCGGACCTGGGTCACAAGTGCGCGGCCCAGAACCTCGCGGACGTCGCGGCCATGGGGGCCGTTCCCACCGCCGTGGTCGTGTCCCTCACCATGCCCGGAGACACCCCGGTGGCCTGGGTCACCGACTTCGCGCGGGGTCTCTCGCGGGCCTTCGAGTCCCTGGGAGCCTGGGAGTGCGCGCTCGTGGGCGGGGACCTCGGCCGGGGTGCGGAGCTGTCCATCACGGCCACCGTGCTGGGGCGCTGCGAGACAGCGCCCGTGCTGCGCAGCGGGGCCGGAGCCGGGGGCGTGCTCGTGCACGCCGGGGTGCTGGGCCTCGCCGCGGCCGGTCTCGCCGTCCTCGAGGGGGCCGTCCCGGAGGCGTCGGGCGCCCTCACCGGCCCCGAACGACGCATGCTGGTGGAGGCGCAGCTGCGTCCGCAACCCCCCGTTCCCGCAGGGCCCGCTCTTGCCCGCGCGGGGGCCACGGCCATGCTCGACGTCTCGGACGGCCTGCTGCGGGACGCCCGCCGGATCGCCCGCGCCAGCGGTGTGCGCATCGACCTCGACCCGGACGCCCTGGCACCCGACGTCGCACGGCTGGCACGGGCCGCGGACGCCGCCGGGACGGACCCGTGGCAGTGGGTGCTCACGGGCGGGGAGGACCACGGCCTGCTCGCGGTGCTGCCTGTGGATTCCCGGCTGCCTCCCGGGGTCCGTGCGATAGGCTCGTGTGCGCCCGCCGGCCCCCCGGGGGCACCGCACGGCAGCGGCGGGCACCGGGGCGAGCAGCCCCGGGACGCGGCCTCCGGACCCGCCGTGACCGTTGCCGGGCGGAGCCCCGCGCAGTGGTTCGGACGCGACGTCGTTGAAGGATGGGATCACTTTGAGCCATAAGCCCGGCTCCTCAACCACCGAGGTGCGTGCGTGGCTCGACGCCGCGCACCGGGACCTGCGCCGCCACACGGACGTGCTGGACAACCTCAACGTGTTCCCCGTGGCGGACGCGGACACCGGGGCCAACCTCACCACCACCCTGGGCTGCGCCGCGCAGGCCGGGCACCTGATCGAGGGCCGGGACGTCGGGGAGCTGCTGCTCTACGCGGGTCAGGCCGCGCTCGAGGAGGCCCGCGGCAACTCCGGGATGCTCGCCGCGCTCACGCTCACCGCGCTGGGCGGCGCCGTGGAGGGCAGCTCCCGGCTCACCGCGGAGCAGCTCAGGGACGGTTTCACGGCCGCCCGGGTCAGGTGCTCCTCCGCGCTGACCGAGCCCGTGCCCGGCACCATGATCTCGGTGCT from Kocuria rhizophila DC2201 includes these protein-coding regions:
- a CDS encoding D-alanine--D-alanine ligase family protein, producing the protein MSTTHETPEATAEGDKPCIAVVFGGRSSEHSISLITARSVLRAIDRDRWDVVSVGISTDGAWFLCSQEELEALLDDQPMAQLPVGVHRVSLPLQTGDSRLLIHDTSEHGAPLSRGRHIDAVFPLLHGPFGEDGTLQGMLELADLPYVGCGVAASAIGMDKHFMKLAFQAAGLEVGPYTVVHDRTWRTDPLGVREAVAELGFPVFVKPARAGSSFGITRVDEPSQLDAAIATAREHDLKLVVEAGIDGREIECAVLGGHGTDEARASLPGEIEVHGHALYDFEAKYVESDGATLSCPARLPEHVIDTLRRDAVRAFHAVDGEGLSRCDFFVTADERVLINEINTMPGFTPISMYPRMWAASGIDYSALIDELITLALERPVGLR
- the thiL gene encoding thiamine-phosphate kinase, which codes for MTHEHAGDPGPTVSQVGEGRLLEAFLPVATTEGPHVAVGPGDDCAVVDTPGGRVVVTTDTLTVDQDFRAVWPDGVRTTGADLGHKCAAQNLADVAAMGAVPTAVVVSLTMPGDTPVAWVTDFARGLSRAFESLGAWECALVGGDLGRGAELSITATVLGRCETAPVLRSGAGAGGVLVHAGVLGLAAAGLAVLEGAVPEASGALTGPERRMLVEAQLRPQPPVPAGPALARAGATAMLDVSDGLLRDARRIARASGVRIDLDPDALAPDVARLARAADAAGTDPWQWVLTGGEDHGLLAVLPVDSRLPPGVRAIGSCAPAGPPGAPHGSGGHRGEQPRDAASGPAVTVAGRSPAQWFGRDVVEGWDHFEP
- a CDS encoding DUF3515 family protein; this encodes MLIPPPHTVPSAAPTVSEEAPHPSTAGRRGGVSRMAGRAASSSRARRRLAAGGAALTSALVLTGCGSAVAVDGAPDGANPDCAPVMLAMPADVSGMAQRETSSQGTTAYGDPSAMIVRCGVAEPGPTTQPCTDVNGVDWLISEVPDQKNQWRAVTYGRSPAVEVLFDGDRVPSSTALVDTGSAVQNIAQTRQCESVKDTLDQQGRS